Genomic DNA from Candidatus Paceibacterota bacterium:
GTCTCTAGCCTGCGCGCCGCCAAGCAGACGGTCGAGGAAATCAAATCAAAAGTTGAGAAGAAGCGCGAAGGTCTGGACGAGGAGTTTGCGGCAGTGCGTCGGCAGATTCAGTTGCCCGAAGTCAATCCCGACACTTACGTCGAGTTGGAAAAACAACTGCGTGAAACCAAACAGTCGCTGGAAGACTTGTCGCGTGACGAAGCCAAGCGAAGGCAGACAGCGAAGGAACTGGAAACGGCCCTGACCGAGCTGCGAGAGGCATGGCACGAGGAGTTTAAGCGCCTTGACGAATCCATTCGCGCTCTGAACGAACGCAAACTGCCCATTGCCCTTGAACTTCAGTATCGCGGCAACAAGGTGATCTTTGAGAACTTCCTGAAGGAGTTCTTCAAAGGCACAGGCGTTCAAGGTGCGACCATTGAGCGGTTGGCAAAGGAGTTTGTTGACGGGATTGACATCTACCAAGAACTCCAGAAAGGCGGGGATCGGTGGAAAGACGTGGTAAAGGTCGCGTCCACTCAGCAGAAGCTGGAGGGGTATATCCGACAGAAGCTCGCCGAGTTCCTTACGCTTCGAGTGCCCGACCGGTTGGAACTCAGTCTCCACGGAAAGCAATTGGCTCGTCACAGCCTTGGGCAACGCACGTCAGCACTTGTCCTCTTCCTCCTCGAACGCGGCGACTACGACCTTCTGTTGATTGACCAACCCGAGGACGATCTGGACAACCAGATCATCTATCAGGATGTCATTCGGCGGTTACTGGAGTTGAAGACCAAGCACCAGTTCGTGTTTGCGACGCACAACGCGAATATCCCGGTTCTTGGCGAATCGGAAATGGTCGCTTCGTGTTCCTTTGAGGAAGCGGGGCTGACATTGAGCACCGGTTCGACCGACCACCCGACAATTCAACGAGACATCATCTCTGTGATGGAAGGCGGCAAGGACGCTTTTGCGCTCCGCAATCGCATCTACGAGCAGTGGAAGGGTGGGGCGGTGGAAGCCGAAAGGGAGAATTGAATGCCCAACGAACCCACCACTCCCGACACGCGCGAGAAACTGGCGTCACAGATTCCAGCGGTGGAATTGCTGATGAAGCTGGGCTTCCGCTACCTGCCGCCAACCGAGGCGCTTCAATTGCGCGGCGGGCGCAAATCCGAGGTGCTGCTGACCCCCATCCTGCGCGAACAGCTTGCCAGGATGAACCGCGTCCGCTGGCGTGGGCGGGAGCAACCTTTTTCCGCCGAGGCGGTCGAGTCAGCCATCGCCACTTTGCGGGATCTGCCGGACGAAGGGCTGATTCAGACGAGCGAGAAGGTTTACGACCTGCTTTCCTTGGGGAAGAGCTTCCCGCAAACGGTCGAGGGTGACACGCGCAGTTTCACGCTCCGCTACGTGGATTGGGAACGCTGGGGCGAGAATGTGTTTCACGTCACCGAGGAGTTTGCGGTGGAGCGGACCGGTTCGCGCGAAACCTACCGTGTGGATGTCGTTTTGTTTGTGAACGGCATCCCGTTCGCGGTGATTGAGTGCAAGCCACGCGGAAAGAAATGGCTGGATCAAGGCATCTCCCAACATCTGCGGAATCAAAAGAACGACGGGATTCCCCGGCTCTACTGGTTCGCCCAACTTGTCCTCGCGTTGAATGGCGAGAGCGCCCGTTACGCCACCGCCCGAACGCCAGCGGAGTTCTGGTCGGCATGGCAGGAGTCCGTCGCCGACGGCGATGTTCAGACGGTGCTCAACACGGCGCTGCCCGTGGATGAATTGGTCAAGTTGTTCTGGCGGCGCGATGGCCCAAACGAGTTGCACGAGCGGGGCGTGACCGCGCAAGACCGCACGGTTTTCGGCCTGTGTCGCCCAGAGCGGCTGCTGGAGCTGGCGCGCATCTTTGTTGTTTACGACGGCGGGCAGAAGAAGATCGCGAGGCATCAACAATACGCGGCGGTGAAAGCTGCGCTGGCACGTGTGCAAGAGCACGAGCCGGACGGAAGCCGCCGCGGTGGACTGGTCTGGCACACCCAGGGTAGTGGCAAATCGCTGACGATGGTCATGCTGGCCAAGGCATTGGCGCTTTCGCCCGCCATTCGCAATCCAAGGCTGATTCTGGTCACCGACCGTGTGGAGTTGGACCGCCAGATTTGCGACACGTTCCGGTATTGCGGCTACGAACCGTTGCGCGCCCGTGATGGCAAGGAGTTGCGTGAACTTATTGAAGCGAAGAAGGCGGCCGTTATCACGACGATCATCAACAAGTTCGAACGCGCAGTGAAAGGCGCTTCTCACCTGGACGAGGACGAGAATCTGTTCGTGCTGGTGGATGAGGGACACCGGACGAACTTTGGCTCGTTTCACGCATTGATGAGGAAGGCGCTTCCACACGCGTGCTTCATTGGCTTCACGGGCACGCCCGTCGTTCAGGACGAAAAGCGGAACAACCTGCGGGTGTTTGGCGATTTCATCCACACCTACACGCTCGACCACGCTGTTCGCGACGAAGCGGTTGTGCCACTGCTCTACGAGGGGCGTCACGTCGAGCAGGACGTGGACCAGACGCAGCTTGACCTTTGGTTCGAGCGCATGATGCGAGGCAAGACGGAGCAGCAGAAAGCCGACTTCAAACGCAAGTTCGCCACGGCGGACCATCTGAACCGGGCGGACAAGCGGTTACTCATGGTCGCCTACGATCTGTGCGAGCATTTCACCAGCACCTTTGCCGGCACGGGAGCGAAAGGGCAACTTGTTGCCCCGCGCAAGGACGTGGCGCTGCGTTACAAGGAGATCATCGAGGAAATCGGACGCACCGACCCCAGCGTGCGAGTGTCGGTCGAGGTTCTGATTTCCGCGCCCGATGACCGCGACGATTACGAGGAGTGTGCCGAGAGTGAATTGCCGCGCGTGCAGGCATTCTGGCGCGAGATGATGTCGCGGTTTGGCACGGAGGAACGCTACAACGAAAGCCTCACCAGTCGTTTTAAGGGCGACGGCGATCCGCAAGTCATCATCGTGGTCAGCAAGCTCCTGACGGGCTTCGACGCTCCCGTCAATACCGTCCTCTATATAGACAAAAAGCTGACCGACCACACGCTCTTGCAGGCGATTGCCCGCGTGAATCGCAAGAACGAGGGGAAGGACTTCGGCTACATCATTGATTACTACGGCATCCTGGGTGATTTGAACGAGGCGCTGACGCACTACGAGGCCCTCGCCCAATTCGACCCCGTTGACCTTGCCGCCACATTGACCCCGTTGGCGGATGAAGTCGGCAAGCTGCCCGACACCTACTCGGATTTGTGGGAGTTGTTCCGCACCGTGAAAAACAAGCGGGATGACGAGCAGTTCGCCGCCTGCCTCAAGGATCAGGAGCAACGGGACGAGTTCTATGCCCGCTTGAGCAGGTTCGCGCGCACGTTCCAAGTTGCCATGTCGTCCGCCGGTTTTCTCGCAGACACTCCAAACGCGAAGGTGAACCAGTATCGCCGCGACCTGAAATACTTCCTCAATCTGCGGTCACGGATGAAGCAGCGTTACAGCGAGGAAGTCGATTACAGCGAATACGAGAAACGCATCCAGACCCTGATTGACCGGCATGTTGGCGCAACCGAGGTCACGAGGATTACGCCGCTGGTCAACATATTCGACAAGGAACGATTCGACGCCGAAGTGGAGAAGCTGGAAGGTTCGGCGTCGCGCGCCGACACCATCGCAAGTCGCACGGCAAGAACGATTCGTGAGAAGTGGGAGGAAGACCCTGCATTCTACGAACGTTTTTCCAGGATTCTGCAACGCCTGATCGAGGACTTTCGCAATAAGCGCATTTCGGATGCGCAATACCTGGCGAGTGTGACCGAGGTAATGCAGAAGGTTCGCGACCAAGGCACGAGCGAATTACCGGAGGCGCTAAAGCACCGGCCCGCTGCCAGAGCCTTCTACGGGATCATCCGGCGAGCCTTGGCCAAGCTGGAATCCATGCTCCCGGCCGATGCTGAAGCACATAGCGTCGAATTGGGCTTGGCCATTGACGAAGTGGTTGCGGAACACACGCGGATAGTGAACTGGACCGCCAATCCGGATGTCCGAAATCACATGCTCAATGCGGCGGAGGATTGCCTACTAGACGTGGCCCGGCGGAAGGGCTTTGCACTGCCGCTCTCGGCTCTCGATGAAATCGGCAAGGAATTGCTGCCCGTCGCAGAAGCGCATTATCACGACACGAACCGACGCCAATGATTTGCGAAGCACAATACGGAAGCCGCAAGATTCCTTTCAGGCTGGAACGCCGCAAGGTCAAGAGCCTGACCATCAGCGTTCATCCGGCGGGTCTAGTGGAGGTCGTTGCGCCGCTGGATGCGGATGCGGATGAAATCCGGCGACGGGTTGGTCGCAGAGGGCGGTGGGTTCTGAAACAGCAGCGGGACTTTGCCCGAATGCTTGGATTGCCCGAAGGCCGAAACCACCGAAGCGGTGAATCCATCCGCTATCTCGGTCGCCAGTATCGCCTGCGGATTCGGCAAGGGGAGAAAGATGCCGTCCGGCTATCACGCGGCTGTTTGGAGGTCGTTACCAGCCCCGCAGCCCGCACCGACAAACCGACACGCCTGCTTGCCGCGTGGTTGGCAGCTCGGGCCAGCCAGAAGCTCGCGGAGCGATTCCAGCGATGTGCCAAACACGTTGAGAGCTTCGGAATCAAGAGTGGCCCATTCTCACTTCGTCGGATGCCGCGTCGCTGGGGAAGTTGCGGCGCGCATGGCCGAGTGTTGTTGAATCCCGCTCTCGTGGCCGCCTCGGTGGACTGCATTGATTACGTGATCATCCACGAACTGTGCCACCTTCGTTGCCATCATCACCGCCCGGAGTTTTACAGGTTGCTGTCGCGTATCCTGCCGGACTGGAAGCGCCGAAAGGCGAAGCTGGAAAGGACCGGCCCGATGTAGGCCGCCAGCGCGACAGGCCGAATGCCGATTGGATCGTGAACCACGCCGAACTTCAACTTTCATTTACTGATTCCGCCCAACTCCGGTTGCTCCGGGCGGACAATGCGCCATTGGTTCTGGCAGTCCTCTTCGCAGCCTTCAAACACGAACATACCTCCACAATTCCCGAGAGCCGCTTGCGAGCCATTCTGGAGGCCGAACTTGAGGAACTGCGTGACGCAAGTGAATCCACAGCGGACAAGAAAGCGCGGGAGTATCTCCTTGAGTGGGCTGATCAGGCGCACGGCTATTTGCGCCGACACCACCCCGATGGCGTGGACGAACCAGTTTTTGAGCTGACCCCGGAAATTGAACAAGTGTTTCAGTGGCTCGAAAGCCTGAAACCAAAATCCCACGTCGGCACGGAATCCAAGTTCAAGAACCTGGCTTCTGTGCTGGAGGACATCGTCGTCAATTCCACGCGCGATCCAGATGTCCGTATTCAACGCCTGAAGGAGGAGCAGTTAAAGCTCCAGCAGCAAGTCGAAGAGATTGAACGCACCGGCGTTGTAACGCTTTACAATCCCACCCAAGTCAACGAGCGGTTTGCAACGGTGTTGGAGACGGCCCGCAATCTTCTGGGTGATTTCCGCGAGGTGGAGCGCCATTTTCGGCGGGTGACGGAGGACATTTCCGTCCAGCAGTCATCAGCGGGGGCGACGCGCGGAAGCATCGTCGGGCAGACTCTGGACGCGCAAGAGCAACTGCGGCAATCCAGCCAGGGACAAAGTTTCTACGCGTTTTGGGATTTTCTACTCGCGCCGGAGCGTCGCCGCCAGTTCACCGAGCTGGTCGAACAGGCGTATTCGCTTCCAACCCTAGCCGACGAACTGAAGGCCGATGTGCTGTTGCGGCGCTTACAATCGAGTCTCCGCGCCGAGGGAAACAAGGTCGTTGCGTCAAATGAGCGGCTGATCGCGCAGCTTCGGCGGGTGCTGGATGTTCGCGAATCGGCGGAGCGACGCGAGGTTGGCCGCTTGATTCAGGACATCAAATCACTCGCGCATCAGACCCGCGAGATGCCACCGCAGGCGGAGATGATCGAATTGGATACGACCCTAGCTTTGTCGTCGCTCATGTCCAAGTCTCCGTGGTCGCCGCCGGAGAACGTGGAGTTTGGCGGCAGTCTGGAAGTCAGTGACGGCGGCGACTACCAAGACACGCTTGAGGCATTCCTGCGCTTGCACCCGGTGGACTTCGACCGCTTGCGCCAGAACATCAGGGACTGTCTGCAAACGCGTGTCCAGATCACGCTGCCCGAACTGCTGGAACTCCATCCGCCACGCAACGGCATCCTGGAAGTGCTCGCCTATTTGCTCATCGCTGAATCGGACGGTCCGCACATCGTGCTGGATGGGTTTGACCTGCTTGATATTCCCGGTGAACCCGATCGTCGCTTCAGAGTGCCGCAAATCGTCTTTTCTAACACATGAATCCGAACCCAACCAAACCGTTTCCGTCTGCGGCAGTGAAAGTCCGGTTGTTGCAGGATGCGATCTATTCCGACGACATGGAACTTTGGGCGGTGCTGTCGCGCTACCGCCAGCACATCGAGAATTATTTCCAGGAAATCGGACTCCAGCTTGTTGTTCACGAGGAAGACGGGTTCGCCTACCTCAAACAATCCGAGCAGGAAGACGGCGCGATGATTCCCCGCCTGTTCCGGCGCGACAAGCTGGCCAGAGGAGTGGCTGTCGTCGGGGTGGTTTTGCGTGAACGCCTGCTTCAGTTCGATGAGAAGGTTCACGACGAGAGCCGCCTCGTCGTAACCAAGGAAGAAATCCTTCAGATGGTCGCGGTCTATTTTCCGGAAACGAACGATGAAATCCGCGCAGACAAACGCATCGAGGCAGCCATCAACCGGGCCGAGGAATTGGGCCTGCTCCGCAAACTGCCGGGCGTGAACGGCGACGAACGCTATGAAGTGCGGCGCATCATCAAGGCGCGTTTTCCTGTCGAGACGCTCAAGGCGCTTCACGAACAACTAAAAGCTCATGCAATCACACGAGACATCCAGTAATGGCGCAGTTCCACCGCCCGGATTCCGTATGGAACGGCTGGAGGTCCGCAATTGGGGAACATTCCATGACAAAATCCATGTGCTCGATGCCTATGGACAAACAGCCTTGTTGCTCGGCGAAAACGGCACTGGCAAGTCTACGTTGGTGGACGCTTTGCTCACGATGCTCGTGCCCAAGATCAAACGGAACTACAACCTGTCGGCCGGCGGAACGAAAAAGCGGGAGCGCGATGAGAAGACC
This window encodes:
- a CDS encoding type I restriction endonuclease subunit R, with the protein product MPNEPTTPDTREKLASQIPAVELLMKLGFRYLPPTEALQLRGGRKSEVLLTPILREQLARMNRVRWRGREQPFSAEAVESAIATLRDLPDEGLIQTSEKVYDLLSLGKSFPQTVEGDTRSFTLRYVDWERWGENVFHVTEEFAVERTGSRETYRVDVVLFVNGIPFAVIECKPRGKKWLDQGISQHLRNQKNDGIPRLYWFAQLVLALNGESARYATARTPAEFWSAWQESVADGDVQTVLNTALPVDELVKLFWRRDGPNELHERGVTAQDRTVFGLCRPERLLELARIFVVYDGGQKKIARHQQYAAVKAALARVQEHEPDGSRRGGLVWHTQGSGKSLTMVMLAKALALSPAIRNPRLILVTDRVELDRQICDTFRYCGYEPLRARDGKELRELIEAKKAAVITTIINKFERAVKGASHLDEDENLFVLVDEGHRTNFGSFHALMRKALPHACFIGFTGTPVVQDEKRNNLRVFGDFIHTYTLDHAVRDEAVVPLLYEGRHVEQDVDQTQLDLWFERMMRGKTEQQKADFKRKFATADHLNRADKRLLMVAYDLCEHFTSTFAGTGAKGQLVAPRKDVALRYKEIIEEIGRTDPSVRVSVEVLISAPDDRDDYEECAESELPRVQAFWREMMSRFGTEERYNESLTSRFKGDGDPQVIIVVSKLLTGFDAPVNTVLYIDKKLTDHTLLQAIARVNRKNEGKDFGYIIDYYGILGDLNEALTHYEALAQFDPVDLAATLTPLADEVGKLPDTYSDLWELFRTVKNKRDDEQFAACLKDQEQRDEFYARLSRFARTFQVAMSSAGFLADTPNAKVNQYRRDLKYFLNLRSRMKQRYSEEVDYSEYEKRIQTLIDRHVGATEVTRITPLVNIFDKERFDAEVEKLEGSASRADTIASRTARTIREKWEEDPAFYERFSRILQRLIEDFRNKRISDAQYLASVTEVMQKVRDQGTSELPEALKHRPAARAFYGIIRRALAKLESMLPADAEAHSVELGLAIDEVVAEHTRIVNWTANPDVRNHMLNAAEDCLLDVARRKGFALPLSALDEIGKELLPVAEAHYHDTNRRQ
- a CDS encoding SprT family zinc-dependent metalloprotease yields the protein MICEAQYGSRKIPFRLERRKVKSLTISVHPAGLVEVVAPLDADADEIRRRVGRRGRWVLKQQRDFARMLGLPEGRNHRSGESIRYLGRQYRLRIRQGEKDAVRLSRGCLEVVTSPAARTDKPTRLLAAWLAARASQKLAERFQRCAKHVESFGIKSGPFSLRRMPRRWGSCGAHGRVLLNPALVAASVDCIDYVIIHELCHLRCHHHRPEFYRLLSRILPDWKRRKAKLERTGPM
- a CDS encoding DUF4194 domain-containing protein, with translation MNPNPTKPFPSAAVKVRLLQDAIYSDDMELWAVLSRYRQHIENYFQEIGLQLVVHEEDGFAYLKQSEQEDGAMIPRLFRRDKLARGVAVVGVVLRERLLQFDEKVHDESRLVVTKEEILQMVAVYFPETNDEIRADKRIEAAINRAEELGLLRKLPGVNGDERYEVRRIIKARFPVETLKALHEQLKAHAITRDIQ
- a CDS encoding DUF3375 domain-containing protein; translated protein: MNHAELQLSFTDSAQLRLLRADNAPLVLAVLFAAFKHEHTSTIPESRLRAILEAELEELRDASESTADKKAREYLLEWADQAHGYLRRHHPDGVDEPVFELTPEIEQVFQWLESLKPKSHVGTESKFKNLASVLEDIVVNSTRDPDVRIQRLKEEQLKLQQQVEEIERTGVVTLYNPTQVNERFATVLETARNLLGDFREVERHFRRVTEDISVQQSSAGATRGSIVGQTLDAQEQLRQSSQGQSFYAFWDFLLAPERRRQFTELVEQAYSLPTLADELKADVLLRRLQSSLRAEGNKVVASNERLIAQLRRVLDVRESAERREVGRLIQDIKSLAHQTREMPPQAEMIELDTTLALSSLMSKSPWSPPENVEFGGSLEVSDGGDYQDTLEAFLRLHPVDFDRLRQNIRDCLQTRVQITLPELLELHPPRNGILEVLAYLLIAESDGPHIVLDGFDLLDIPGEPDRRFRVPQIVFSNT